One stretch of Chloroflexota bacterium DNA includes these proteins:
- a CDS encoding NIPSNAP family protein, which translates to MFYELRKYDVMPGRLPALLDRFGTFTVPHWNERGFRVVGFWTPLLGGNNHQLIYMLGWDSFEERMAKFSAWQASPERAAKWEETERDGPLVRRVNNVLLQPTDFSQIEKGPALDPAKGDHYLFELREYDAMPGKLRALVQRFGGFTIDCFRKHGFHQVGYWTSVMGGHNNRLTYILAWNSLDERQRAFAEFRADSERQRIFKESERDGNLVEFVANVLMQPTAFSPLR; encoded by the coding sequence ATGTTTTACGAGCTGCGGAAGTACGACGTGATGCCCGGCCGCCTTCCTGCGCTGCTGGACCGCTTTGGGACCTTCACGGTGCCCCATTGGAACGAGCGGGGATTCCGCGTCGTCGGCTTCTGGACGCCGCTGCTCGGCGGAAACAACCACCAGCTCATCTACATGCTCGGCTGGGATAGCTTCGAGGAGCGGATGGCAAAATTCAGCGCGTGGCAGGCTTCGCCGGAGCGCGCGGCGAAATGGGAGGAGACCGAACGCGACGGGCCACTGGTCCGACGCGTCAACAACGTGCTCTTGCAGCCGACGGATTTCTCGCAGATCGAGAAGGGCCCCGCGCTCGATCCCGCCAAAGGTGACCATTACCTCTTCGAGCTGCGCGAATACGACGCGATGCCCGGGAAGCTCCGCGCGCTCGTCCAGCGGTTCGGTGGCTTCACGATCGACTGTTTCAGAAAACACGGGTTCCACCAGGTCGGGTATTGGACGTCCGTCATGGGCGGGCACAACAACCGCCTGACCTACATCTTGGCGTGGAACAGCCTGGACGAGCGCCAGCGCGCATTCGCGGAATTCCGTGCCGACTCTGAGCGCCAGCGCATTTTCAAGGAGAGCGAGCGCG